One Tenrec ecaudatus isolate mTenEca1 chromosome 12, mTenEca1.hap1, whole genome shotgun sequence DNA segment encodes these proteins:
- the VASN gene encoding vasorin, translating into MYLQSPPPLLLLLPLLLLALGSRAWSCPPGCQCNQPRTVFCTARKGLTVPQDVPPDTAGLYVFENGITTLDAGSFAGLPGLQLLDLSQNEIASLPGGVFQPLTNLSNLDLSANRLQEVTNESFRGLRRLERLYLGKNRIRHIEAGAFDALDHLLELKLQDNELRALPPLRLPRLLLLDLGHNSLPSLEPGTLDAANLEALRLAGLGLRRLDEGLLGPLHNLHDLDLSDNQLEHVPPAIRGLRGLTRLRLAGNSHIAQLWPEDLGGLAALQELDLSNLSLQALPANLPVLFPRLRLLAAARNPFNCVCPLSWFGQWVRESRVTLASPEETRCHFPPKNAGRLLLQLDYADFGCPATTTTTTTTTAGTSTAPTTRPTLGEVAPSLPSKAPTWLSPTELDTQAPTQSSVSLPTARPAPQPQDCPASTCLNGGTCHLGAQRHLACLCPEDFTGLYCESWVQSRASPEPATPVVPRVLPLGVEPVSPTSLRVGLQRYLHSATHLKSLRLTYRNLSGPDKRPVTLRLPAWLAEYTVTQLQPNATYSICVRAHRAGRGSEDEEACGEAHTPPPVRSNHAPVTQAREGNLPLLIAPALAAVLLATLATVGATYCIRRGRAAAAARGKGQVGPGAGPLELEGVKAPLEPGPKGTAGGGEAPTGGSECEVPLMGYTGPSLQGPLPSKPYI; encoded by the coding sequence ATGTACCTCCAGAGCCCTCCacccttgctgctgctgctgcccctgcTGCTGCTGGCATTGGGATCAAGGGCATGGAGTTGCCCACCTGGTTGCCAATGCAATCAGCCACGGACTGTCTTCTGCACAGCCCGCAAGGGCCTCACAGTACCCCAGGATGTGCCCCCTGACACTGCCGGCCTGTATGTCTTTGAGAACGGCATCACCACACTCGATGCGGGCAGTTTTGCTGGCCTGCCTGGCCTGCAGCTGCTGGACCTGTCCCAGAACGAGATTGCCAGCCTGCCTGGTGGGGTCTTCCAGCCACTCACCAACCTCAGCAACCTGGACCTGAGTGCCAACCGGCTCCAAGAGGTCACCAATGAGAGCTTCCGTGGCCTGCGGCGCCTGGAGCGCCTCTACCTGGGCAAGAACCGCATACGTCACATCGAGGCTGGGGCCTTTGACGCGCTGGACCACCTGTTGGAGCTCAAGCTGCAGGACAACGAGCTGCGGGCGCTGCCCCCACTGCGCCTGCCCCGCCTACTACTGCTGGACCTGGGCCACAACAGCCTGCCTTCACTGGAGCCTGGCACCCTGGACGCTGCCAATCTGGAGGCACTGCGGCTGGCTGGCCTGGGTCTGCGGCGGCTGGATGAAGGGCTCCTGGGCCCCCTGCACAACCTGCACGACCTGGACCTGTCTGACAACCAATTGGAACATGTACCTCCAGCCATCCGTGGCCTGCGGGGTCTGACGCGCCTGCGGCTGGCAGGAAACTCCCACATTGCCCAGCTGTGGCCCGAGGACCTAGGGGGGCTGGCAGCCCTGCAGGAGCTGGACCTCAGCAACCTGAGCCTGCAGGCCCTGCCTGCCAACCTCCCTGTCCTCTTCCCCCGCCTTCGGCTCCTGGCAGCTGCCCGCAACCCCTTCAACTGCGTGTGCCccctgagctggtttggccagtgGGTGCGTGAGAGTCGGGTCACACTGGCCAGCCCCGAGGAGACCCGCTGTCACTTCCCACCTAAGAATGCCGGCAGGCTGCTCCTGCAATTGGACTATGCTGACTTCGGATGCCcggccaccaccactaccaccaccaccaccactgcaggCACCAGCACAGCACCCACAACTAGGCCCACCTTGGGTGAGgtggccccctccctgcccagcaaGGCACCCACCTGGCTCAGCCCCACAGAGCTGGACACCCAGGCACCCACTCAGTCATCGGTGTCCCTGCCCACTGCAAGGCCTGCCCCCCAGCCCCAAGACTGCCCTGCATCCACGTGCCTCAATGGGGGTACCTGCCATCTGGGGGCTCAGCGCCACCTGGCATGCCTGTGCCCTGAGGACTTCACGGGACTATATTGTGAGAGCTGGGTACAGTCAAGGGCCAGCCCTGAGCCAGCCACCCCAGTGGTGCCACGGGTCCTGCCCTTGGGTGTGGAGCCTGTGAGCCCTACCTCGCTACGGGTGGGCCTCCAGCGCTACCTGCACAGCGCCACTCACCTGAAGAGCCTGCGCCTCACCTACCGCAACCTCTCTGGCCCTGACAAGCGACCAGTGACGCTGCGGCTGCCCGCCTGGCTTGCTGAGTACACAGTCACCCAGCTCCAGCCCAATGCCACCTACTCCATCTGTGTGAGGGCCCATAGGGCTGGGCGGGGCTCTGAGGATGAGGAGGCCTGCGGGGAGGCTCACACCCCCCCACCTGTCCGCTCCAACCACGCGCCTGTCACTCAGGCCCGTGAAGGGAACCTGCCTCTGCTCATTGCGCCCGCCCTGGCTGCCGTGTTGCTAGCCACACTGGCCACTGTGGGGGCCACCTACTGTATACGGCGAGGGCGGGCAGCAGCGGCAGCTCGGGGCAAGGGACAAGTGGGGCCAGGGGCTGggcccctggagctggagggggtTAAAGCCCCCTTAGAGCCAGGCCCCAAGGGAACTGCAGGTGGTGGGGAAGCCCCAACTGGCGGGTCAGAGTGCGAGGTGCCGCTCATGGGTTACACAGGACCCAGCCTCCAAGGGCCCCTTCCTTCTAAGCCCTACATCTAA